Proteins from one Pseudarthrobacter sp. BIM B-2242 genomic window:
- the disA gene encoding DNA integrity scanning diadenylate cyclase DisA: MARSPEESLKATLGRVAPGTPLRDGLERILRGRTGALIVLGIDRTIESICSGGFDIGIDFSPTRLRELAKMDGAIICDKDAGNILRAAVQLVPDSSIETQESGTRHRTAERVAIQTGVPVISVSQSMQIIALYVNGLRHVLEGSEKVLARANQALATLERYRSRLDQVTSSLSALEIEAMVTVRDVAVTLQRQEMVRRISEEISQYVLELGEDGRLLSLQLDELTVGRGPGSDVIIRDYASPDASAEDIEKAVNALVSLGPTELIDLGKISGIVGFAGGEANLDAVVQPRGYRLLSGLKAVPKAVADRLVDHFGGLQFLMAATIDDLMTVDGIGDQRARTVREGLSRMAEASLLDRFL; encoded by the coding sequence ATGGCGCGGAGCCCCGAAGAATCGCTCAAGGCGACTCTGGGCAGAGTGGCTCCAGGAACGCCGCTGCGGGACGGACTCGAACGCATCCTCCGCGGGCGCACCGGCGCCCTGATAGTCCTGGGCATCGATCGGACCATCGAATCCATCTGCTCCGGCGGCTTCGACATCGGCATCGACTTCTCCCCCACAAGGCTCCGCGAACTGGCCAAGATGGACGGTGCCATCATCTGCGACAAGGACGCCGGGAACATCCTCCGAGCCGCCGTCCAGCTGGTCCCGGACTCGAGCATCGAAACCCAGGAGTCCGGCACCCGGCACCGGACCGCCGAACGCGTGGCCATCCAGACCGGCGTTCCCGTGATTTCCGTCAGCCAGTCCATGCAAATCATCGCGCTGTACGTCAACGGCCTCCGGCACGTCCTGGAAGGATCCGAGAAGGTACTGGCCCGCGCCAACCAGGCCCTCGCAACCCTCGAGCGGTACCGTTCGCGGCTGGACCAGGTCACCAGCTCCCTGTCAGCCCTGGAGATCGAAGCCATGGTGACCGTCCGCGATGTTGCTGTCACCCTGCAGCGCCAGGAAATGGTACGCCGCATCTCCGAGGAAATCTCGCAGTACGTCCTGGAACTCGGCGAGGACGGCCGCCTTTTGTCCCTCCAGTTGGACGAGCTCACAGTTGGCCGCGGCCCGGGCAGCGACGTCATCATCCGTGACTACGCCTCCCCGGACGCCTCCGCCGAAGACATCGAAAAGGCCGTGAACGCCCTGGTAAGCCTTGGGCCCACGGAGCTGATCGACCTTGGCAAGATCTCAGGAATTGTCGGTTTCGCAGGCGGCGAGGCCAACCTCGACGCCGTGGTGCAGCCCCGCGGTTACCGGCTGCTCTCCGGCCTTAAGGCAGTCCCCAAGGCCGTCGCGGACCGCCTGGTGGACCACTTCGGTGGCCTGCAGTTCCTGATGGCGGCCACCATTGATGACCTGATGACCGTGGACGGCATCGGCGACCAACGCGCCCGCACCGTCCGCGAGGGCCTGAGCCGGATGGCCGAAGCCAGCCTGCTGGACCGCTTCCTGTAG
- a CDS encoding peptide chain release factor 3: MSQDVLSPARVNEIHKQAARRRTFAVISHPDAGKSTLTEALALHAKVIGTAGASSGKANRKETVSDWMQMEKDRGISISSAALQFSYRDTVINLLDTPGHADFSEDTYRVLAAVDCAVMLVDAAKGLETQTMKLFEVCKARNLPIITVINKWDRPGLDALALMDEITERTGLQPMPLTWAVGISGDFRGVWDLRNDRFARFQRNNAGANIALTEYFTPEEAAESQGNNWSDAVDEAGLVIESNLEFDVDAFHAGSATPILFSSAALNFGVKEILDALVDFAPPAAPRPDIDGSPRAVESPFSGFVFKVQAGMNKAHRDHVAFIRVCSGVFERGMVVTQTRTGKSFATKYAQQVFGREREVIDEAYPGDVVGLVNASSLRVGDSLFLEEAVEYPAIPLFAPEHFQVARSKDPSKFKQFRRGIEQLEHEGVIQLLRSDLRGDQAPVLAAVGPMQFEVVEDRMAHDFSAPMRLERLPYSIARISTADAMPALANVPGAEVLLRSDGEYLALFNDVWALRRIEKNHPDLTLVPIGTHNPAK, encoded by the coding sequence GTGTCCCAAGATGTCCTAAGCCCCGCCAGGGTCAACGAGATTCACAAACAGGCGGCCCGGCGTCGGACCTTTGCTGTTATTTCGCACCCCGACGCCGGCAAGTCCACGCTCACCGAGGCCTTGGCACTGCACGCGAAGGTGATCGGCACCGCCGGTGCTTCCAGCGGCAAGGCCAACCGCAAGGAAACCGTCTCGGACTGGATGCAAATGGAGAAGGACCGCGGCATCTCCATCAGTTCCGCCGCCCTGCAGTTCTCCTACCGGGACACCGTCATCAACCTGCTGGACACCCCCGGCCACGCTGACTTCTCCGAGGACACGTACCGCGTCCTCGCCGCCGTCGACTGTGCCGTGATGCTGGTCGATGCCGCCAAGGGCCTGGAAACGCAGACCATGAAGCTGTTCGAAGTCTGCAAGGCCCGGAACCTGCCCATCATCACGGTGATCAACAAGTGGGACAGGCCCGGCCTGGACGCCCTGGCGCTGATGGACGAGATCACCGAGCGGACCGGCCTGCAGCCCATGCCGCTGACCTGGGCCGTGGGCATCTCGGGCGACTTCCGCGGGGTCTGGGACCTCCGTAACGACCGCTTTGCCCGGTTCCAGCGCAACAACGCCGGGGCCAACATCGCGCTGACTGAGTACTTCACACCGGAGGAAGCCGCGGAAAGCCAGGGCAATAACTGGTCCGACGCCGTGGACGAAGCCGGCCTGGTGATCGAATCCAACCTCGAGTTCGACGTTGATGCTTTCCACGCGGGATCGGCCACGCCCATCCTGTTCAGCTCCGCCGCCCTGAACTTCGGCGTGAAGGAAATCCTGGACGCCCTGGTGGACTTCGCGCCGCCGGCGGCTCCCCGGCCGGACATCGACGGCAGCCCCCGCGCCGTCGAGTCGCCATTCTCCGGCTTCGTCTTCAAGGTCCAGGCCGGCATGAACAAGGCCCACCGCGACCACGTGGCTTTCATCCGCGTCTGCTCGGGCGTCTTCGAGCGGGGCATGGTGGTCACCCAGACCCGGACCGGGAAGTCCTTCGCCACGAAATACGCCCAGCAGGTCTTCGGCCGCGAACGCGAGGTCATCGACGAGGCCTACCCCGGCGACGTTGTGGGCCTGGTCAACGCCTCTTCCCTGCGCGTTGGCGACAGCCTCTTCCTCGAAGAAGCGGTGGAGTACCCCGCCATCCCGCTGTTCGCCCCCGAACACTTCCAAGTGGCCCGGTCCAAGGACCCCAGCAAGTTCAAGCAGTTCCGCCGCGGCATCGAGCAGCTCGAGCACGAGGGTGTTATCCAGCTGCTCCGCTCCGACCTCCGCGGCGACCAGGCGCCGGTGCTTGCCGCCGTCGGCCCCATGCAGTTCGAGGTGGTGGAAGACCGGATGGCACATGACTTCAGCGCGCCCATGCGGCTGGAACGCCTGCCCTATTCCATTGCCAGGATTTCGACGGCGGATGCCATGCCCGCGCTGGCAAATGTGCCGGGCGCCGAGGTGCTGTTGAGGTCCGACGGCGAATACCTCGCCTTGTTCAATGACGTCTGGGCGCTTCGCCGGATCGAGAAGAACCACCCGGATCTGACCCTTGTGCCCATCGGCACGCATAACCCGGCAAAGTAG
- a CDS encoding beta-ketoacyl synthase, producing MSANQPRALITGAGTINPLGSTVAETWSGLVAGKSGIAALEADWAEQLPVRMAGQITADLSEHLTTRELKRMDRCGQLALVAAREAWKQAGEPEVDPERFAVVIGSAYGGLGSTLEQDRALASGGPRRVSPHTLTRLMVNGPAAWVSIDLGARGGARTPVSACASGAEAIVQGAEMIRSGAADVVIAGGVDASVNDLVITGFSQIRALSTRNDEPQRASRPFDGGRDGFVLAEGAGIVVLESEAHARARGAAVLGAVAGGSVTSDANDIVAADPVMQRRVMQKALDSAGLQASDIGFVHAHATSTPVGDRLEAQAINAIFGSDVPVTSTKGHTGHLLGGAGALAAVVVVQTLQTGQLPGTVNIEALDPEVNLNVITENAHTLAPGTAPAGLVNAFGFGGHSVALVITGS from the coding sequence ATGTCTGCAAATCAACCCCGCGCGCTGATCACCGGCGCAGGGACCATCAATCCCCTCGGTTCCACCGTTGCCGAGACATGGTCCGGCCTGGTGGCAGGGAAATCGGGAATCGCCGCGCTGGAGGCGGACTGGGCTGAGCAGCTGCCGGTCCGGATGGCCGGGCAGATCACCGCCGACCTCTCCGAGCACCTGACCACCCGCGAGCTGAAGCGGATGGACCGCTGCGGCCAGTTGGCGCTGGTTGCAGCCCGCGAAGCCTGGAAGCAGGCAGGGGAGCCCGAGGTTGATCCCGAGCGGTTCGCCGTGGTGATCGGCTCGGCCTACGGCGGACTGGGCTCCACCTTGGAACAGGACCGCGCACTGGCCAGCGGCGGCCCGCGCCGGGTATCGCCGCACACGCTCACCCGCCTGATGGTCAACGGCCCGGCCGCGTGGGTGTCGATCGATCTTGGCGCGCGCGGCGGCGCCCGCACCCCTGTCAGCGCCTGCGCGTCCGGCGCTGAAGCAATTGTCCAAGGTGCCGAAATGATTAGATCCGGTGCAGCCGACGTCGTTATCGCCGGCGGTGTGGACGCCTCCGTCAACGACCTGGTGATCACCGGCTTCTCCCAGATCCGCGCACTCTCAACCCGCAACGATGAGCCACAGCGCGCCTCACGGCCGTTCGACGGCGGCCGCGACGGTTTTGTTCTCGCTGAAGGCGCCGGCATTGTGGTGCTGGAAAGCGAGGCGCATGCCCGCGCGCGTGGCGCCGCCGTCCTCGGGGCCGTAGCGGGTGGCTCGGTCACCTCCGACGCAAACGACATCGTGGCAGCCGACCCGGTCATGCAGCGGCGCGTGATGCAGAAAGCGCTGGACTCCGCGGGATTGCAGGCCTCGGACATCGGCTTTGTCCACGCCCACGCCACCTCCACCCCGGTGGGGGACCGGCTTGAGGCGCAGGCCATCAACGCCATCTTCGGCTCAGACGTGCCGGTGACCTCCACGAAGGGCCACACCGGCCACCTGCTGGGCGGCGCCGGTGCGCTTGCCGCCGTCGTGGTGGTGCAGACGCTGCAGACCGGACAGCTCCCGGGCACGGTGAATATCGAGGCGCTGGATCCCGAAGTGAACCTGAACGTCATCACCGAAAACGCCCACACGCTTGCGCCCGGAACAGCCCCCGCCGGCCTGGTCAACGCCTTCGGCTTCGGCGGACACAGCGTTGCCCTGGTGATTACCGGGAGCTGA
- a CDS encoding aspartate transaminase — protein sequence MSEFVPASRVSRIKSSASVAAAARVRELKAEGRRILDLTVGEPDFDTPGHIKAAAVEAISRGETKYTSVTGTPALQTAILQTLEQRTGLHYTPAEITIGGGAKQVIFTAFMASLDAGDEVIVPAPYWVSYPDMVLANEGTPVVVACGEDTGFKLTPEVLAGAITGRTKWVILNAPSNPTGAVYSRDELRALADVLAAFPHVYVLTDEIYDQIYFGAGKLTSLVEVAPELKDRILAVNGVSKAYAMTGWRLGYAAGPAPVIAAINKLQSQISSCPSSVSQAAAVAALTGDQSFVRESLDVYRTRRDTAVAALNAVDGLSCTTPEGAFYAYVNCAGVIGRTAPDGTVIGDDQDFTLYLLDAASVAVIQGSAYGLGPYFRISYATSLDVIEESIAAIDKAVRALN from the coding sequence ATGTCTGAATTTGTACCTGCCTCGCGGGTGTCCCGCATCAAGTCTTCCGCCAGCGTGGCCGCAGCCGCCCGTGTGCGGGAGTTGAAAGCGGAAGGGCGCCGAATCCTCGACCTCACCGTCGGCGAGCCGGACTTCGACACCCCCGGGCACATCAAGGCGGCGGCCGTCGAGGCGATCAGCCGCGGCGAAACCAAGTACACCTCCGTCACCGGAACGCCGGCCCTCCAAACGGCCATCCTGCAGACCCTTGAACAGCGCACCGGCCTGCACTACACCCCGGCCGAGATCACGATTGGCGGCGGGGCCAAACAGGTCATCTTCACGGCGTTTATGGCGTCCCTCGACGCCGGGGACGAGGTGATCGTGCCCGCGCCCTACTGGGTCTCCTACCCGGACATGGTGCTGGCCAACGAAGGCACCCCCGTCGTTGTAGCCTGCGGCGAGGACACCGGATTCAAACTCACACCGGAGGTCCTGGCCGGCGCCATTACCGGGCGCACCAAATGGGTCATCCTCAACGCGCCGTCCAACCCCACCGGGGCCGTCTACTCACGCGATGAGCTCCGGGCCCTTGCGGATGTTCTGGCTGCCTTCCCGCACGTCTACGTCCTTACCGACGAAATCTACGACCAGATCTACTTCGGCGCCGGCAAGCTGACCAGCCTGGTGGAGGTGGCCCCCGAACTGAAGGACCGCATCCTCGCCGTCAACGGTGTGTCCAAGGCCTACGCCATGACAGGCTGGCGGCTGGGGTACGCGGCCGGGCCGGCCCCGGTGATTGCCGCCATCAACAAACTGCAGTCCCAGATCTCCTCGTGCCCCTCCTCAGTGAGCCAGGCCGCCGCCGTCGCCGCCCTGACCGGGGACCAGTCCTTTGTCCGCGAGAGCCTGGATGTGTACCGCACCAGGCGGGACACCGCTGTCGCCGCACTGAACGCCGTCGACGGTTTGTCATGCACGACGCCGGAAGGCGCCTTCTACGCCTACGTCAACTGTGCGGGCGTCATCGGCAGGACGGCTCCGGATGGAACTGTCATCGGCGACGACCAGGACTTCACCCTCTACCTGCTGGATGCCGCCTCCGTAGCCGTAATCCAGGGCTCCGCCTATGGCCTGGGCCCGTACTTCCGCATCTCCTACGCCACCAGCCTGGATGTCATCGAGGAGTCCATCGCTGCCATCGACAAGGCTGTCCGGGCCCTTAACTGA
- a CDS encoding 4-carboxy-4-hydroxy-2-oxoadipate aldolase/oxaloacetate decarboxylase, which yields MIHVKTTIERPSADAISRLAKFSSATIHEAQGRKGALSARIKPIDRSMSFCGPATTVRCAPRDNLMLQVAIHYAQPGDVILAAAGEYEEAGTFGDVLGNAMKAKGLAGLVTDSGVRDTQDLIELGLPVFSGSVSIKGTVKETIGPINHPVVFGDEIIYPGDVLRGDADGVVVVRKDEIEEVIRLSQERDDAERELISLYKAGGTTIDLCNLTDVLKAKGLLVEQA from the coding sequence GTGATCCACGTCAAAACCACCATCGAACGCCCAAGCGCGGACGCCATCAGCCGGCTCGCGAAGTTCTCGTCAGCCACGATCCACGAGGCGCAGGGACGCAAGGGCGCCCTCAGCGCCCGCATCAAACCCATCGACAGGTCCATGTCCTTCTGCGGCCCGGCCACCACAGTCCGGTGTGCGCCGCGTGACAACCTGATGCTGCAGGTGGCCATCCACTACGCCCAGCCGGGGGATGTCATCCTGGCCGCGGCGGGGGAGTACGAGGAGGCCGGAACCTTCGGCGACGTCCTCGGCAACGCCATGAAAGCGAAGGGACTGGCCGGCCTGGTGACGGACTCGGGGGTCCGCGACACCCAGGACCTCATCGAGCTGGGCCTGCCGGTCTTCTCAGGCAGTGTCTCCATCAAGGGCACGGTCAAGGAAACCATCGGCCCGATCAACCACCCCGTGGTCTTCGGCGACGAGATCATCTACCCGGGCGACGTCCTCCGCGGCGACGCTGACGGTGTGGTGGTGGTCCGCAAGGACGAGATCGAGGAAGTCATCCGCCTCTCGCAGGAACGGGACGACGCCGAGCGTGAGCTCATCAGCCTGTACAAGGCCGGCGGCACCACCATTGACCTGTGCAACCTGACCGACGTCCTGAAGGCCAAGGGACTGCTGGTCGAGCAGGCCTAG
- a CDS encoding HNH endonuclease signature motif containing protein, with product MRNPVVAKAYAEITAAVAVLTGVVNGVLTGEAGESGPGGLSPGVDPLQELSGDCLDILTGAAEADAQLAGLKALAAATFVAAADAAASPDASPQAREMAVTAEVACALTIGGRAAGSFLAVSHALTTALPLTLAALQSGSISWQHARVMADEAATLDPAGAAALEAHFLDPDAPGAASGCPAGEMPASRFRHRARTWRERHHTESLEKRHAKGLLDRRVEYCPDQDGMAWLTAYLPADQAAAIWNRTTAIARGLQGPDEDRTLTQLRADAFATALLNHGNQLSGGDQLSNGDHEGSGPGQVPPPRAQVLVTVPVFSLLGVTEEPAMLDGYGPIPASMARDLVANGAGSFYRVLIDPRDGAPLEIGRTSYRLTKAMRNWLRLRDGKCSFPGCNNQSLDNEADHLLAWAQGGTTGISNLGQACPAHHKLRHTTPWTPTPATQNEPPGWISPSGRRYRSEHQDWEPPHWPDLLKQPDEEHPDVQEHPDLQDRPRPLKQPGHPKRREGPRGGPPDFVHLGISLGEDGLERLLHAHS from the coding sequence ATGAGGAATCCGGTGGTGGCGAAGGCGTACGCGGAGATCACCGCTGCCGTTGCAGTGCTCACCGGAGTCGTCAACGGCGTGCTCACCGGTGAGGCGGGCGAATCCGGCCCTGGTGGACTTTCTCCAGGGGTCGATCCGTTGCAGGAATTATCCGGGGATTGCCTGGATATCCTGACCGGGGCCGCGGAAGCGGACGCGCAACTGGCCGGGCTGAAAGCCCTTGCGGCCGCGACATTTGTCGCGGCCGCAGACGCGGCGGCCTCGCCGGACGCTTCGCCACAGGCCCGGGAGATGGCAGTCACCGCCGAGGTCGCGTGCGCCCTGACCATTGGCGGCCGGGCGGCCGGTTCGTTCCTCGCCGTGTCCCACGCCCTGACCACTGCTCTGCCGCTGACGTTGGCCGCCCTGCAATCCGGGTCCATTTCGTGGCAGCACGCCCGGGTCATGGCGGACGAAGCCGCCACCCTCGACCCCGCCGGCGCCGCCGCACTGGAAGCCCACTTCCTGGACCCGGACGCGCCAGGCGCGGCCAGCGGCTGTCCCGCCGGGGAAATGCCAGCGTCCCGGTTCCGGCACCGGGCCCGGACCTGGCGCGAACGCCACCACACCGAAAGCCTCGAGAAACGCCACGCCAAAGGCCTCCTGGACCGGCGGGTGGAATACTGCCCGGACCAGGACGGCATGGCCTGGCTCACCGCCTACCTCCCCGCAGACCAGGCCGCAGCCATCTGGAACCGGACCACCGCGATCGCCCGCGGCCTGCAGGGCCCGGACGAGGACCGCACCCTCACCCAACTCCGCGCCGACGCCTTCGCCACCGCCCTCCTCAACCACGGAAACCAGCTCAGCGGCGGAGACCAACTCAGCAACGGAGACCACGAAGGATCCGGTCCGGGGCAGGTCCCGCCGCCGCGGGCCCAGGTCCTGGTGACGGTCCCGGTGTTTTCCCTGCTCGGCGTCACCGAGGAACCGGCGATGCTGGACGGCTACGGCCCGATCCCGGCCTCGATGGCCCGGGACCTCGTGGCGAACGGGGCCGGCTCGTTCTACCGGGTCCTGATCGATCCGCGGGACGGGGCGCCGCTGGAAATCGGCCGGACAAGTTACCGGCTCACCAAAGCCATGCGGAACTGGCTGCGGCTGCGCGACGGCAAGTGCTCCTTCCCGGGCTGTAACAACCAGTCCCTGGACAACGAAGCGGACCACCTCCTCGCCTGGGCCCAAGGCGGGACCACCGGCATCAGCAACCTCGGCCAGGCCTGCCCGGCCCACCACAAACTCCGACACACCACACCCTGGACCCCCACCCCGGCCACCCAAAACGAACCACCCGGCTGGATCTCACCCTCCGGCCGACGATACCGAAGCGAACACCAGGACTGGGAACCACCACACTGGCCAGACTTACTGAAACAGCCAGACGAGGAACATCCAGACGTGCAGGAACATCCGGATCTACAGGACCGGCCACGCCCACTCAAACAGCCAGGCCACCCGAAAAGGCGGGAAGGACCCCGGGGCGGCCCGCCGGACTTCGTCCACCTCGGGATATCCCTCGGCGAAGACGGCCTCGAACGCCTCCTCCATGCCCACAGCTGA
- the nac gene encoding nitrogen assimilation transcriptional regulator NAC translates to MDTRKLAYFVQIVDSGSITKAAAALHVAQPALSQQVSALETELKQRLLIRSKQGVKPTAAGHTLYRHAQSILRLVDQARLDVAKSGAAPSGRVSIAIAPYSMASSLTPRIISEVASRYPDITLHVTEIYGGVLSEAIKNGRLDMALIYEPGAIRGVQFTTMIVEDLHFVVNANRAGLNHADGEIPLEEVAQHGLFLPEQIHTLRQTVEAGFTSKELKVKLVGEVESVPSLARLLRADLGATIMPKSAADALFHEEDFQVLRIVDPALQCKIALCTPDHDPLSEAASAVLLVLKEMLQEMLTNKYAR, encoded by the coding sequence GTGGATACGCGCAAGCTTGCGTACTTTGTGCAGATTGTGGATTCGGGCAGCATCACCAAGGCCGCAGCAGCGCTGCACGTGGCCCAGCCGGCCCTGAGCCAGCAGGTGTCGGCCCTTGAAACGGAACTGAAGCAACGGCTGCTGATCCGCAGCAAACAGGGTGTAAAGCCCACCGCGGCCGGGCACACGCTGTACCGGCACGCCCAGTCGATCCTCCGTCTGGTAGACCAGGCACGGTTGGACGTCGCCAAGTCCGGGGCGGCACCCTCCGGCCGGGTGTCCATTGCCATTGCGCCGTACAGCATGGCCTCGAGCCTGACGCCCAGGATCATCAGCGAGGTGGCCAGCAGGTACCCCGACATCACCCTGCATGTCACGGAGATTTACGGCGGTGTGCTCAGTGAGGCCATCAAGAACGGCCGGCTGGACATGGCGCTGATCTACGAGCCGGGAGCCATCCGCGGCGTCCAGTTCACCACCATGATCGTGGAGGACCTGCACTTTGTGGTCAACGCCAACAGGGCTGGTTTGAACCACGCTGACGGCGAAATCCCGTTGGAGGAGGTGGCACAGCACGGGCTGTTCCTGCCTGAGCAGATCCATACCTTGAGGCAGACAGTGGAGGCCGGCTTCACCAGCAAGGAACTCAAGGTCAAGCTTGTGGGCGAAGTGGAATCCGTGCCCTCGCTCGCCAGGCTGCTCCGGGCCGATCTCGGAGCCACCATCATGCCCAAATCAGCGGCGGACGCCTTGTTCCACGAGGAGGACTTCCAGGTGCTTCGGATTGTGGATCCGGCACTGCAGTGCAAGATTGCACTGTGCACACCTGACCATGACCCGCTTTCCGAAGCTGCCTCGGCGGTTCTCCTGGTACTGAAGGAAATGCTCCAGGAAATGCTCACCAACAAATACGCGCGCTAG
- a CDS encoding ABC transporter substrate-binding protein, producing the protein MRVTIKGKMAAVAALSAAALVLSGCGGGTEAASTGSATSGEVNLIAYSGVWQDQYTAAVIEPFKAKYPDITINYSSKRSSAEMLSALQGQKNNPATDVAIMDNSVSTTGNKQGLFEKIDADGVPNLANVAEKFQDKDGYGPVAMLDAVGLVYDTATFPEAPDSWEVLWDPAYAGKINVNAPPSLLGLSLTAITSKMEGEDYTQGIDSAVERLKEMAPGVQTFAPNPDEYQNVITGQTVLGLGQNARGQFYSDQSNKKMGVTFPKEGTVYQINTVNLVKDAPHSAAAKTFIDYALSAEAQTAFAKALFYAPSVTNAELPADIKDRVVPTDGSLNIVPLDVDFLSSARDKWTETWKRQIITK; encoded by the coding sequence ATGCGAGTAACCATCAAAGGCAAAATGGCGGCCGTGGCCGCGCTCTCCGCAGCGGCCCTGGTCCTCTCGGGCTGCGGGGGTGGCACCGAGGCGGCCAGCACCGGCAGCGCCACTTCCGGCGAAGTTAACCTGATTGCGTATTCCGGTGTGTGGCAGGACCAGTACACCGCCGCCGTCATTGAGCCGTTCAAGGCGAAGTACCCGGACATCACAATCAATTACTCCTCCAAGCGCTCCTCCGCCGAAATGCTCAGCGCCCTGCAGGGCCAGAAGAACAACCCGGCCACCGACGTCGCCATTATGGACAACTCCGTTTCCACAACGGGCAACAAGCAGGGACTCTTCGAAAAGATTGATGCCGACGGCGTCCCGAATCTTGCCAACGTTGCCGAGAAGTTCCAGGACAAGGACGGGTACGGCCCGGTGGCCATGCTCGACGCCGTTGGCCTGGTCTACGACACTGCAACCTTCCCCGAGGCCCCCGACAGCTGGGAAGTCCTGTGGGACCCTGCGTACGCGGGCAAGATCAACGTGAACGCCCCGCCGTCGTTGCTGGGCCTGTCCCTGACCGCCATCACGTCCAAGATGGAGGGCGAGGACTACACCCAGGGCATTGACTCCGCAGTGGAACGCCTGAAGGAGATGGCACCGGGCGTGCAGACCTTCGCACCCAACCCGGACGAATACCAGAACGTGATCACCGGACAGACGGTGCTGGGCCTCGGCCAGAACGCCCGCGGCCAGTTCTACAGTGACCAGAGCAACAAGAAGATGGGCGTTACCTTCCCCAAGGAAGGCACTGTCTACCAGATCAACACCGTCAACCTGGTGAAGGATGCCCCACACTCCGCTGCGGCCAAGACGTTCATCGACTACGCGCTCTCCGCCGAGGCGCAGACGGCATTCGCCAAGGCACTCTTCTACGCACCCTCCGTTACGAACGCCGAACTGCCCGCCGACATCAAGGACCGCGTGGTACCCACGGACGGCTCCCTGAACATCGTCCCCCTGGACGTCGATTTCCTGTCCTCGGCCCGCGACAAGTGGACCGAAACCTGGAAGCGCCAGATCATCACCAAGTAG
- a CDS encoding ABC transporter ATP-binding protein: MTESKLSIVDLTKRYAAGLEPAVDRLNMEVEEGHLVALLGPSGCGKTTTLRMVAGLMDPTAGSIVVDGKEITHTPVNKRGMGMVFQSYALFPHMNVEQNVGFGLEMRQVPKNEQKARVAAALDMVQLGHLGKRQTKELSGGQQQRIALARALVVEPTLLLLDEPLSNLDAKLRETMRTEIRSIQQRTRATTLFVTHDQDEALDMADRIAVMNGGLIEQFGSPTDVYERPRTHFVANFIGQANFLTARVGPETGRAGLAGESYYAVDVEGLGQFGAVGSAGLTGSTHELVIRPHRLNVALHPGAAQAPLAGTIERVSYTGDALAVSVRVGDQHLQAQMLTSSGDLPRIGDAAYLSWAPEDAYLLPTPVAAQRLVAA, from the coding sequence GTGACTGAATCAAAACTGTCGATCGTAGATCTGACCAAACGATACGCAGCAGGTCTGGAACCCGCCGTCGACCGCCTGAACATGGAAGTGGAGGAGGGGCACCTGGTGGCGCTTCTCGGCCCGTCCGGCTGCGGCAAGACCACTACCCTCCGCATGGTTGCCGGCCTGATGGATCCCACCGCCGGATCCATCGTGGTGGACGGCAAGGAAATCACGCACACCCCGGTCAACAAGCGGGGAATGGGCATGGTCTTCCAGTCCTACGCCCTGTTCCCGCACATGAACGTGGAGCAGAACGTGGGATTCGGCCTGGAAATGCGCCAAGTCCCCAAGAATGAGCAGAAGGCACGCGTTGCGGCGGCCCTGGATATGGTCCAGCTTGGTCACCTTGGCAAGCGGCAGACCAAGGAACTCTCCGGCGGCCAGCAGCAGCGCATCGCCCTGGCCCGTGCCCTGGTGGTGGAGCCCACGCTCCTCCTGCTGGACGAACCGCTCTCCAACCTGGATGCCAAACTCCGCGAAACCATGCGAACCGAAATCCGGTCCATCCAGCAACGCACCAGGGCAACCACCCTCTTCGTCACCCACGACCAGGACGAGGCCCTGGACATGGCGGACCGGATCGCTGTTATGAACGGCGGCCTGATCGAACAGTTCGGGTCCCCCACCGATGTGTACGAACGCCCGCGCACGCATTTCGTGGCCAACTTCATCGGGCAGGCCAACTTCCTCACCGCCCGCGTGGGTCCCGAAACCGGACGGGCCGGCCTGGCCGGCGAAAGCTACTACGCGGTGGACGTCGAGGGCCTGGGCCAGTTTGGTGCCGTCGGATCCGCCGGTCTGACCGGCAGCACCCATGAGTTGGTCATCCGCCCCCACCGGCTGAACGTCGCCCTGCACCCGGGGGCTGCACAGGCACCCCTCGCCGGGACCATCGAGCGGGTCAGCTACACCGGTGATGCCCTGGCCGTGTCCGTCCGCGTCGGGGACCAGCACCTCCAGGCACAAATGCTCACCAGCAGCGGGGACCTGCCCCGCATCGGCGACGCCGCCTACCTTTCCTGGGCTCCCGAAGATGCCTACCTCCTGCCCACCCCGGTGGCCGCGCAAAGGCTGGTTGCGGCATGA